The region GCCATTCGCGGAGGCATACAGATGGAGGAAATGGGTTGTTTTCTTGCTTTAGTAATATCTGCGGTGTTGAGTGCTCCATTGTATGTGGTGGTGACTCTAAAAGCAAGGCCAAGGCCAACAAGAATAGTCGCCGACTTACTTCTTCTGCAGACGGCAGTTCCAGCCTTCTGTGACAAGACAGCCTGAGTAGCATTGCATGCATGCCTGGTGGATCATGGGAAAGGACTAAAATGTGATTTTCATTATTATTCTCCTTTTTTAGTTCTTCTGTGTCATTCCTATCTGAAATTATTGGGATTCAACATAACTCTTATACACATTATATCATACAATATATAATTATGTATTTATATTTATGTATTTAACTCTTGGTTTTTTATATGTATATGATGAGTAGCATTTTGTAGAATGATAGTCTTGGTAAGCTTGTTGAATTTTTGGACTAGCATTTCGTTGATCTAAACAACTCATACAGAGACGGACACAATATTGACACTGACACAGTAAATAAATTCATGTATACAGAAGTTGTAATCTAACAACTTCCAAAAGATTGCTTCTGTTTGAATTTCAACAGAAACCCTTGCATATCTTGACATGAATTCATGTATACAGAAGTTGTAATCTAACAATTCTGCGGATTGCTGTCAAGTTGTAACATACTAATATGATTTATGTTTACAAACTCTAATTTGAGTGAAAAACAATTGACTTAAATACAATACTATTCTATGATATAAATTTGGATTCTTCTTTTCAGATAAAGTATAAACTGTTTTTTTGCATATGATATCACACTAGTTACAAAACCTGTTAATGCAGATGCTGCTGCAGTATACGGGGAAGCAAGATAGACCTGGCCTTTAATGTGCCCCATCCTACCAGGGAAATTTTGATTTATTGTTGAGACACAGACACGATTTCGAAGTTCTTTAATCAGTTTCATcaaaagaaaattcaaaagaCACACTTGTGACAAAAAAATACGAATGTTAGGGAACTACTTTATGAATTTGACATCTTGTATTGATGCAAAATCTAACTGGTCTAATCTCTGAATAACCAACGTGATTAAAACCCCTAATGTGTCTTTCCTTCATGGTTCTATTACTGAGAAATTTTGAGTTTACCTTGGGTTCATTTAGGCGCCCTTATGTGTCTTTCGGGCCACCCACATACATGCAGCACAGCTAGGACTTGCAGGTGTATCACAACCAGCTTCTTCAAATATCTTTGAACATGTCTTGCCACCCGATCCTACCTGAAAAAGTTGTAAGGAGTGGCATGTTCAATTCATGAATATGGTGATTAACATTGCTGAAACTAGAAACATAGTCCATAATCTCGAATATAAATTTGTACACCTACACGCACCTTTCGGATAGCAGGAAGAAAAGTAGGAACCTTTGGGATTAGAAGTACAATATCAATATGAAGGCATTTTCTTACCCAACACAAATATGTTTTAGCTCTAATTAAGCTCGACGGTCTTGCCAATGTAACTACGACTGACAATCCCATGAAAGTCGACGTGAAATATCCATGAGATGAAGGTGAACTTTTATGAGACCCAGCTATTTATAGAAAATTTGTGGGAAGTCTTATCTACCTAACCATCATTAGACCATGTATCTCTTTTGTTGTCCATAGTGTAAGCAAATTCATGCAATCTCCCTGTACTTGCATATTTTATCCGTACATCTTATTATTAACCCTGAACCTATTTATGTTTTTTAGATTCATTAAATAACTAATGTATTTGGTCTATATTTTGTCCAATTACATTATTTATTTAATGAATCTAAAAAATGATTTGTTTCTTATAAATAAGAGAGGGAGTATTAGATATTTCATTGGCACCTCCAATGGCGGTCTAGTTTTCCCTTTTGGTGCATCTCCATAACTTCAAACCTACGAAAATGCTGATTGGACTGAATATCCGATTGTGGTCTAGTTTTCCCTTTTGGTGCATCTCCATAACTTGAAACCTACGAAAATACTGATTGAGCTGAATATCCGATAGTCAATAAATCTACTACTTGCTGGTGTATGTTTTTAAGCAATGCATCAATTTCACAAAATACAAGAAACAAGACTCCATCTCCGAGTACTGTAAGATTATTTGGTTGCATGGTCACAATACATGAATAAATCCCATAAAAATTTCTCTTCTCCAGAATGACAGACATATTCACCAAATCTTTGACACGTAACAAAGATCAGAAAATTGATGTTGATAAATTTACCAACATTAATTTTAAAGGGATGTCAATGGAATTATTTAACAGAatacttattattattattattattattattattattattagcAAAATAATTACAAgataatatttattattattgaGGAATAATATCGGAGAAACAAACGTTTTTCCTACTAAGTTGTGTTTAACAAGTTAGAATGAGTTTCAAATGCTAATCATATGTTTAGCTATTCTCCAAGATTGCCTTAACTATTATGAtttaatgtttattttttttaACAACATAACTTATATACATGCATATAATAAAGTACCATTAGATATTTGTAAATATATTTAAAAACAAACTTATAAGAACTTATAAAAGTGACATTATAATGTAATTTAATTCAATTGAATGCATGTGTTAATACCCTTCCGAAAGTCACAAGTGCGCTGAATAGAAGGACAGAAAGTAGTGAGACCTGTCACCGTCATACCATTTTTTTTGTTTCTCATAAATTTCTTCCACATAAAATAATCTTATTTGATATTCCCCATTATGCCAAttcataaataaataaagaaaaatgacATGATGGAACAACTTTGTGCTAGTCATGTCCTGCATATTTGCAACAAGGCAATTTTAATAGGATAATATATGAAGACAGTATCCTCTTGGCTTACAAATTGTATCTTTCTTTATCTGCTCTCCAAAGTTGTTAGAAAAATATGACACAACACCAAAATTAAAATTGTGTTTTTGTCCTTCAAGTAAAATCTTCACCTGTATAACTTTCTCCAACTCCAAGTTCTACATTTATTTGccaataaaaaaaattatgacaGATATACTCTTCTGCTCTCTTGGAAAATGTTTTATTAACGGCCTTCTGACACTAAAAGCTTCTGAAATATGACAAGTGACAACAATGCAGATCTCATATCATCATTTTGGTTGGAGCAGATAAATTTGCATCTTTGCTCGCAGTATCTCCTGGAAAAACCACAATAGCAGTAATTGAATGTAAGAGAATCATGATAGCATACGATCCATTGTGAGTAGAAAATGTGGATTTTTAAGTATAATACATCTCTAAATAGGATAACCAGCATCAAACCTTAACTACTGCTTTACATGATAGACGTGTTATAATATTTTACGCACAAAAACAAACATGTGAAAGAAATCCGCACATGTAGTTAAACTAAACATGTCTAAGGCTGTGGGATTGTAATATCAAGCACTTCAGAGTTTAGAAGGGGTCTCTCTTACAGATAGCTTACAGGGTCGAAACTCGAAAGATACAGTGTTTTATTGTTGTCAAtttagtttttttcttttttttttctatctttAATAGGTTGGATAGATATTTTGCCAATTATCTTTTCACTGTCTTTAAAAATGTTAACATTTAACCGCTCGGTTAACTACTGTCTTACCTTAAATCCCACTTTCCCTCTATTTCCTATTTCCCCTATCACAGTTTCTATCCCAAATGGAAAATTTCAGATGAATAGGTAGTTGTGTAGATGATAAGCTCACTAACAAAAGCAAGACTTTATCAACATGACATGACCTTCATAAGAATCAACATATATTCGGCAACTTAGACATCCTATGGTAAAACAACAAAAAATACATCCCGGCTTCCTAATCTGATTTTGGGCTAAGGCATTATTTTTCTGTTTTCCTTTCTGGAAAAAATCTTAGATATACTTTGAGAAGAAATACAATTTGAAACCCAGaattttttaaaaaatagaaCTACCTCAGCAAGTAATAAAACACCTCCGTGTCTTTCCACAGTAATATCATATCAGCTGTTATAAGTGATCTGTTTTTCCAAATGTTATAAGTGATCTGTTTTTCCAAATGTTACTTCGACACCAAGACAATATATTTTCCTGATTAATTACCATACAGGGACAATGAAACTAGGTTCCCTCTCATACAACTGCCTTCCAAAACAAGATGGACAGCCCACCTAACAGCACAAGTATAACTCAGTAAACTACAATCTTGTTTGGATAAACAATTTAATCAAGCGCATGTAGCATAAACATTAATCTATAAGTTATTTGTATATCAAAAGATAATATAAAGTCAGAATTTTTTTCAGATAAACTAAAAGTTGTTTCATAAGTTATCCTACAGAACTACGAAAATAAACCGAAAAGAACTTAGGACATATCTAGCTGTTTTCGCAAGCCCTCCCAAACAATATCATGAGCTTATGCAAGTAGATAACATCAAATATGTTAATCTAAACAAACACTATGTCACAAAAAAATGATATTAACACTCATATTGCCTCATCTAATTGGTTAATGCTATATGAAGAGAAGAGATAAAAATGAATTACCAAATGCAGAATGTTGAGGAGGCGGGGCTTCTCCATAGATGGCTTGGAGTCTTTCAAGGGGAACAGGGGCCGAATCAGTTGCGGCTTCAGCATAAAGCTGCTGTTTCCAATCCCATAGAGTCTTTCTAATGGACTTATTAGATTTGGTTAGAGATTCTTTCTCAGCTTCTAAAGCTTCAACGGTATTCTGCTGATTCCAAGATCTCACTCCCAATAAAGCAAAAGACGAAAACAAACCAACATTGATCACTGCATTGTTGTTTGAAGCTCTCTTAGCTATGTCAACTATTTTGTAAACAAACTCCATTTTCTGTACTGAAATCAAAAGGGCATTCCATTTCAGCCTAATCATATAACAAAACCCTAAAGGTAACCAATTTCAACTTCAATTTTGAAAGGATTTAGTGATTTACAAAACGCATATTCTACTTAGATCTCaattttattttcatgatttttgtaaTTGAAATAACCTTATATCCTAACCCTAATTTTTCATACACAGACATAAAAGGTGAACAGTTTCCCAAATAAAGTTAAAATTCATTCTTAAAATTCACACAAGAGAGAATAATAATAAGAACACTAACTTACTAGAAATGGTGGCAATTGGTGAAGAGTATGTTGCAGATAGAAAGAGAAAGACGGATGATTTTATTAATATCGTGAATAATGTATCCTCAAACTCAAACCATCACTTTGAGTATTtctcataaaataaaataaaatagaactaaaataagaaaataaaacTCAAATCCTCAGAAAATAATTTTAGTAAAAAAAATTAACAAGttaggattttttttttaaaaagaaaaggATTTTAATTGGATTTTTCATACACAATTTGGGTTTGAAAGAAGGTTAAACTAGGAAATTATTCTCTAAATTTTATGGGGTGCTTCTCCACCACTTTAAAAAGTCACAAATGCTTTTAAAATCTAGAAATGCATCTCAAgatgtattttttttatattcaTCGGTGCAAATTGGTGAGTCACCTTTATATTACCAAAATTTAATTTGAGGATGCATCATCGTATCAGCATAAGGGTGTGTCCGGAGGTGCATCTCTGTAAAAACCCTTAATTCAAAATTTAGAAAGTTTTACTGAGATGCATTTTCTGACGCGTTTATTTCATATAATTGCGTTAAACCCTTCCCTTTTTCCTTCATAATTTGCTTCAAAGTCACTAAAACCTCATTTGATCTCTTTTGGTGCAAAGTCATTTCCACTCAAGCATCTCACCCACAACTCTAATTTTGTAAGTTTCTCATCTCATTTCTTTTTTGAGATTTGAATGATGTTTTAGGTAACATAGGTCGTTCAAGATGCATTAGATAATAGTACATTCGAAATAGGTAACTGATAGAGACATGCATTCTCATTTGATTGGAGTTTAGTGCATCAATGAGGTTTATGCCATTGCGAAAAATCGTGAGTTtatccggagatgcatctctggattTTGTTTGAATGATTTTCAGAGTTGTGTCTTCGAATTTGGTTTGACTGCATTTTGATGTGATTTTTTGGTTTTATTACAAGAAGAATGGCTAAAAACAATCAGGATAGAATTAGGTCTGGTTGTGTGTCGCAACACACGTGTGTGCGATGTGAGAGGGCTATGGGCAGGGCCACGATGCCACAAGTAAATGCAACCCCATTTGATGGTTCACAAGGTTGAGAGGTTCGCAACCACCTGCTTCTACTTCCCAAAGTCGTCTGTCTCAGGCCTCTACTTCACGGGAAGCAATTGAAGCTTATGAAATCAATCAGAAGGAACCCGTTACTGATGTTGATGCCCCTGTAGATAGTTATCCAGGAGGCCCATTTGACACCTTCTTACTTTAATTCTATGGAGACCATGTTGCTAGGCATGTATGGAAAAGAGAGgtatatttatttatttttgcatTACATATGTTTTATAGTAATTTATCCGCGACTGATGGGGATATTTTTTTTACAGGAGCATCCATGTTTAAAATCTATAAACCACAAAGGGAAGATTTTGGATTTGGAATAACTCGAAGATGACTGGTTCAAGAATGTTATCCGCTACTTTGGGTTTGTCGGTTTATGTGCTGTTGCGTACAAGACCATAAATCATGGTGTGTAGACGACATTTGCAGAGAGATGACACTCAGAGATGTCATTTTCCATCTTCCTATTGGCGAGATGATCATCACCCTGGATGACGTCTCATGCCTCATACATCTTCCCATTAAGGGGAATTTGTTGGACCATCAAAAGATCAGTCGAAAGGAAGTCAGCGAGATGATGGTCGCGTATTTGGGAGTTTACACAACTGATGCCACAAATGAGGTAGCTAACACCAGAGGTGTTCATGCTAGATTTTAAAATTTGGAAGATCTTTATAAAGACCATATGCAGATGGTTATGGATGTCACAAGTGACGATATGTAGGTTGAGAACCACCGACAATGTGCATTACGGTGTTACCTCTTATTCCTGGTTGGCATGTCCATGTTTGTGGACAACAGTGCAACCTACGTCGATGTGGTCCCTTAAATAGTTCATCAATTTGACGACGATTCACTAGTACAACTAGGTGGCTTCCTGTTTGGTCTACCTGTACTCAAAGTTGGGCGAAGGTTGTCTGTGGAAGACAAAACAGTTGAAAGGAAGTTGCACGCTGCTTACGATAATTTATTGTTACTAATATTTTCATAACTCTTTTGTTATAGTTGTTACTAATATTTTATCTGAACCATTTTCAGAAATGGATCATTTTCCACTTTCTTCGCATTTTCTGGTGGGAACCTATGCTTGACTACACAGAAGATTGGCCACATGCTTATGCCTTTGACCCTCTCAGGGAAGTTAAGAGATTGATCCCTTCCAGATGTATCTTGAATGTCATGTAGCATATGACATTGCCTTCTTCCCATACGATAATCATTGTCAGACACGTCGGTTGACGTCATTTCATTATACTCTAGATGTCTAGCTTGTGGGTCAAGTATGATGTATTTGTATGTGCCTGAGAAAGTGATGTGGAACTTTGGGTATTTGTAGGTTATTTTGAGACACCCTTCACAGATTGTTCCTCCCATCATCCGCCGCACAGATCTTGATGCCATACTTGAGGATCTCGACTATTATACTAGAGGACTACCGCGGGGTACTAGCTCCTGTACATGGTCGTATACATATGGATACATCGCATGGTTCAACAAGGTGTCTCATCCTATCATGACACCAGATGCTTCTGGAAGACCAACTAGGTTATCTAATTAAAAGGTATTGGAGGCTAAGGATGACCACACCCAGGGCGTACGCAGCATATGTCGTCATATTGTAGGTATGGAGAGATTCGACATAGAGACAATAATTTTTTAGGAAGGCGGTCCCCAGTTGGTCCTTGTAGAAGGAATTATTGTCGGGGGCCCTAATGCATTGCAATACATGTGAAGAACCCAGATGATCAGACATACACAGTAGTTTATGTTTTGTTGTATTTTTTTTAGACAAATGTTATGTATAATTGATACTTTTTGAGTTTACCTTAATTAATGTATGACTTCAGGGGGTTTCCGGTATGCATCTCCGAAATATCTCATGTTATGTACAATAAACATGCACCCAATAGCTTAAAATGAATCCAGGGGGTCTACAGAGATGCATATTTTGACACACCCCAAATAATTTTTGGAGATGCATTTTCGAACCATATTTGGGCAAACTGGGGGGCGTGTGTCTGAATTATGAGGGCTGATGTGATCTTAGATGCATCCGGAGATGCATTTGCGCATGCAATAATAACATTTTTGGGTTTTCAGAGGTGTGAGGCGCACTTCATGGGGTGGAATGAGCATGAAGGGAAATCGCGATATAAAATCCAACGGAAGAAAAAAATTCCCCTTAAGTTGATCCTTACGAATGAtgcatgatcagtgatagaacatttacctcttgtggcgattaaCAACTTTGATGCAGAATTAGAGGAATGATCATGAGCGTTGAATGAAGAACAACGCCTTTACTCAAGCCACACGAACAGAGAGCCTCCAATCTTCAATGTTAACTACTAAAAATGAAAactttgagagagagagagagagagagagagagagagagagaacttACCACAAGGTTTTCCTAAACCAAATTTCATCAACTGTAAAAACTTATACACAAGGGTTTTGTTTATAAAATCAGTTGTATAGACAATATGCCGAAAAAGCCCAACTTAAATGCATCATAtgtaaaataataatattatattattataataaCTATTATTATAGTAAACACACgtttattattactatatttaataactataataataataataataataataataataataataataataataataataattgttaTTATATTATACGGTGTTCCATATTCCACTTGAGTATATTGTATCTTACAGCGTTCCATAATTCtctcaagtacaccgtaccttacagtgtaCCATATCTCACTTATTAATTATATATCTCATCATTTATCCTTATGTGTGTGACCGTGTAGGTTCTCGTGACGTTGACAGTTTTACTAAATtacacatttaatataataaacagtgagcagtatctagcaacacatcactgctactCAAGTaacgaaaatttcatgtgatctgacaataCATTTTCGTGATAATACTAttgtgtataattatcctttttcccttatgtatatattgaacacaaggcatagacaGTGTCACCCCTGTTCAGTTCAATATTAGACCCTTAGACATTTATCGTGTTACGCAGGATGagtaaattccatctaggtcactcatgtctcttagcatgctttgtggagtatCCATAAACTATCTTTATGATCATCCAATTAAGGAaaatgtttgatcaacaataaagtaCTCAACTCcatatctagggtccatagtggtttcaagacgaagggtggtatacaccactatcactaagagaataacttatgacactttgcataacattttatgtagtattctcatagcgggtcaatccggtataaatattactcctaatattcatacatatgttaAGATTCaataactctttatccatgatccatgagatgtgatcatcagtctatcCACATAATAATCTCAgtgctttaatgttatcccacttcacaataaagaTCGAATATgtatactttaagaatattgtccttaaCATTTCATTAAATTGACTAgatattctagggactttattatTTTAGAA is a window of Lathyrus oleraceus cultivar Zhongwan6 chromosome 6, CAAS_Psat_ZW6_1.0, whole genome shotgun sequence DNA encoding:
- the LOC127092967 gene encoding uncharacterized protein LOC127092967 encodes the protein MEFVYKIVDIAKRASNNNAVINVGLFSSFALLGVRSWNQQNTVEALEAEKESLTKSNKSIRKTLWDWKQQLYAEAATDSAPVPLERLQAIYGEAPPPQHSAFGDTASKDANLSAPTKMMI